The nucleotide window TGAgggccaccgaaatgtttatttgccgtccaaccaattggtagggtcacaaagacccagatggaaaagaccacataaatatcagcttgatctaaaacttttgtgactcgcagttcgatcaccactgtttcttgggATGTGGTCTACGGAAGATTTAAATCTACTGCATTTTTGGCCCATACTCTGAAATGacatggagaaacggatggatagcgtggatatgagaaacatacatcaaggtgagccccacagtcagggattcacCAACCTCGTCCGGTTTAAATCGAGTTAATGCCTGCCACGTATGCAATATCCAGTGACTGCGTATCAAGTGCCacgctctaccagagtatcaaatgcgGGAACTCCCGATACAAAAAGGCCGCTTTTAGGGTTTTTGAGTCCCCGCTgctcgagagagacagagagagagagaggccagcGACAGCGAGCTGTCCTTTCTGCATTGCAAAAATGGTAGCTTCTACTCCCACAATCCCCCCTCTctttgaactctctctctctttctctctctctctctctatttcaatGGATCTGATATTCTTACTTTCTTCTTTCAGATCATTACAGAGAAAAACCGCAAGGAAATCTCCAAATACCTCTTTCAAGGTTAGTATTATTACTATCATTTTCTTTTCGTCTATCTCGGTGCTTTGTATTTCCTTATTAATGTATGTTGTCTTCCAACTGTTCGTTGAAATTCCTCAGAGGGCGTCTGCTACGCAAAGAAAGACTACAACCTTGCAAAGCATCCGGATATAGATGTCCCTAATCTGCAGGTCATCAAGCTCATGCAGAGCTTCAAGTCGAAGGAGTATGTTCGGGAGACCTTTGCGTGGATGCACTATTACTGGTATCTAACCAATGACGGTATCGAGTTCCTCCGCACCTACCTCAACCTTCCATCAGAGATCGTCCCCGCCACTCTGAAGAAATCCGTGAAGCCCCCTGGCCGGCCCCTTGGTGGTGGCCCGCCAGGCGATCGCCCCCGGTATTTAGATCAATTAATGTGTACTTCTTTTGGTCATTGCTTTTTTACTTCTTCTGTTTTGTTGATGTTGAGTTGTTGGATCTTTTTGCTGCTTAAAATTGTAGAGGCCCGCCTCGGTTTGAAGGTGACCGTCCACGGTTTGGTGGGGACCGCGACGGGTATCGTGGAGGGCCACGTGGGCCTCCAGGGGAGTTTGGGGACAAGGGAGGAGCTCCACCAGAATACCAGCCTTCTTTTAGGGTAATTCGATTACTGTTTTGTTTCATATATTTTCTCCACCATTTGTGTTTGCTGTTTAGTGTTATGAATGGAGAATGCTTCAGTTCTATTACTTTCTGCTTAGAATTGTTATGCCATGGAAGAATTTTCAACGAAATTTGATGTGGATTGCAAGCTTTATATTTAAGATACATGGATAAGAACATGGAATTTTGAATTGATTCTAGTGGAAAGAGAAAGGTTTTGGCTGTGTTAGATGCATGAATTGAACTGTGGACAATCAGTTTAATTGAGATGACAAATGTTGATAGTGTATTTTggtattcataatgaggaagtatcTTTCAGATTGCAGCTATGTTTATTTCAAGTCCAACTGAAGGCAACATAATTGTAATCTGGAGCATAGACTCCTGATTTTCAGAAAACAGTCTTTGTGGTTTCTTGCAGTCCAAACTTCTAGATTAGTTTTCGTTGTTTGTTGGTGTGATCTTTAGGTGGAAAAAGGGTTAACTTGCTTTTCTTTATTTATTGGGAAATAAGTACCCCTGTcatatttttctctccttttggTTATCCATCAAAAATTAAAATctgtgttttttttccttttttccaaaTGTGACTAGATTTATTAAAGCTTAAAcgggaagaagacaaaggaatgGGAGGATGATGACGAATCATCACATCTAAGGCCAATAAAATCAACTTCCACAACAATCCTATGTTTTATCCTGATTATATCCTTCAGAGGATTGGGAACCCCCTGCTTAACAAGGCAACCTCTCTTTAGCATTTTGAAAAGTCTTGGCTACCGCTTCTGCATTGTTAATAACATCttgttatttctttctttttctaacaATCAAATGCCCTCAACTATAAGAGAGATGCCATAGagatcttctcttctttctccccAGGCCCCTGTCAATGGCTTTCTTGAAAGAAAGCCTGAATCGTCCCTTGTATTGCCGAAACAATCCTAAAAGAGAAGCTGAGCTTCTTGGCAGTCTTATGGGTGATTTGGAAGGAGTGGAATAATTGCACATTTAATTGCATATGTTCTGCTGTCTTAACAGTTATACTAAGAGTCAAATGGCTTGTTTACTTTTGGGTGGGATCGGTTGGCATCAATCGCCATGATCTAGGGGTCACTTTGATCTCTTGATCAGCTACTTCTATCCATTTTGCTTTTCTGACATTTGGGtctttttataaaatctctttgttgttgatcattaaaaaaaatcccaaaagagaaGAATCAATACCATAATTCCTGTAGAATCACAATGCAATAATAAATTTTTCTTTGTTGCAAAGGTAGACAATGTAcacttagaggtgtacacgagtcgagttagctcgttagctcgctcggatcgactcgaaaaagctcgactcgactcagattgaagctgtgttcgagctgagtcgagtcggtTTTAATGAGCTCGGAACATTTTGAGTTGAGTCCTAGttggacctagctcgactcgactcgactcggttcggcacGGATCAACTCGGTTTGATTTTTGAGTCAAGTATAtatagctttttttaaaaaaaaaccttaccccATTACCCGTTCGCTCAACCCTAACCCTCGCGGCCAGTGCCCAAATCATCTCGAGTTGACTCTCCCCTTACGAACCGAGTCGACTTTAATGGTAATGACTGATCCCGGCTGCAAATGCCATTCCTCTCTTCCTGTAATTCTCTCCAGATGCCATTCCTCTCTTCCCGTAATTCTCTCCAGATGCCATTCCTCTCTTCCTGTAATTCTCTCCAAAATCTCTCATATCTGTGTTcaaattactttgatattgttgttgctcaccaagtgtttgatgaaatgactcaatgaagtgtggctggtggtaaggaaggtatgtatatgaaaaaataccattttttcttgatttttatgttgcttacaaggtgtttgataaaatacctataaaactgctgtagttgttttacatacaatgaggttttgaaggtgcagtccatgtgtttgtgaaaatgctgcacaggcaaactcggctcgaattggcccgagctgcttgTAGCACCAATCAgggtgtcccaaaacggttacgtatcggccgtaacggccgatacgtaacggtaacggtggtacccgttacgcgatacggggccgtatcggccgagtcccttttttgtacacgtaacggccgttacgggcgtaacggccgttactgacccgtaacggctgttatgggccttggaaaaaaaaaaagaaatagaaaaaaaaataaaaaacccttacctttttcctttcttttcctcttcttcttctttctctcttcttcttcttcttcttcttcttcttcttcctcttctcggccTGCTACGGCCTTGCTGCGGCTgtggctgcggctgcggcctcctccttctccttcttcttcttcttcttcttcttctctctctctctctctctctctctctctctctctctccctctctctctctctctgttctatccctctttccctcttttttcttctcttctttccctcttttttcttttcggttttcctctcctttttttttttttttttgggcagcgtaagctgctgtaggtacgtgtaacgctgagacgagcgctgacactcctcgagctccgagttgtacgaacggttcaaaggagatcaaagttttataggctccacggtgatgtatttattatatccacaccgttcatctatttttaaatattattttagagcattacctaaaaaatgaatcgtatccaaagatcgtctggacgacaccaaaaatagcagcggagatgatgattttcaccgttaaataattcgtaggcccaccgtaacatttattttccatccaatctgttcataaggtcaaaaagacctgaatgaagaggaaaaacaaatttcatattgatctaaaagttatgtgatcccaaaaaagttttcaatggtagacgttcaatcccccactgctttttgcagtgtggtccacttgataattagatctgtattatttttcgtgtcaagccttaagacgatctcgtcaaatgaatggacagtttagatataacacattcatcatgcgtggggcccaaaaaactttgacatgtgtgctacacttcacaatccgagtcccacctaatttggggccttaaaaaattgtaccaaaggcatattaacttaaaatttaccaattaaattataaactgcaattgctaactcacaatgccaaaatcaaattatttgaatacttttaattgttatttggtgtactcttattttttaaaatagggccttttgatttttttttcatgattcactatccaataaatgtccactaatacataagtgggataatgacaataaattgcatgaatttgaggttaatttggggcatagattggtcctccaagtcagcccgaaattggcaacgccatctacctgaatttaatttcatttttttaaagaactactgggagaaagatattaaattgttaagtatataaattagatatttagaaaattaaatatatacattttgtagtcaaattcaggttacttggttcaaaaattaatcagacagtccgatacagcttctcaccaaagagtggaccgttacaccaccataaacatgttccaatttataaatgaatgcatatttggaatgcttagaatattccggatttaattcatattttttcatatttttttggcaaaaaaaaaaaattgcgccgttacgggccgttatgccctcgtatcgccgttacgaccccgtatacGTAACCGTTTAGGAGGTCACAGTTAAAccaaccgatactgatacgggacaccttgtcgaggaccgagctgagctggccagtcaagctcgaggaccaagccaagccgagtcaagctgtgccaagctcgacttggttcaactcgtgtacacctctatgtaCACCATTAGTTGTTGGCATATTTGATATTTCTCCTCTGCAAGTAGCCGATGGTGAACACCCTAGGGGGCGGGTATGTGAGTAGAGCCAAACCTAAGCTATGAGCCTTCACGCTGGAAGGACCTTCAATGATTGCAAAATATATGGTCTTCACCAAAACTGTTCTTTCTCCTCAAATCCCCACTTCAATACATCTCTTGCTCCTATGCGCAGGTATCGACTATTTCACCTTTTCATGAGAGTAATGAATGCCCATATTTTCTCATCGTTAAGATTCTTGTGAAAGTTTGGAGTTAAACACCTCCGTTCACCCATGAGGTTGAACCATTGAGAAATCATCACTTCTTTGTCTATCCTCGTCTGAAATAGACTAGGGGAAATTTGTTTTAGTGTGCTTTCATTGCTCCATAAATCTTTCAAAATCTTTACAAGTTCCATCCCAGACTTTGTGGATGATTCCTTCGTTGACTGTTTCTTCCACCCCTCCCACCACATTCTGCAAAATTGAAGCTTTGTATTACGATTAGTCTTTGGTGAACCAACCCTAAACACCCATGAAATAGGAGCATTGGGAAATCATTACCTCTTTGAGGTTGTTTGGATTCAAGCAAAGTTGTGTCCTGACATGTTGTACGGACTACTTTTGTTGGCACAAGCTATCCTAGCCATGTTGTTAGGACTAGTTATTTTGTGCCTTATTTGTCAAATACTTTGGAAAATGGGAAAATGGAGTGAAGGTGGATTGCGTCACATGTGGGGAGCTTAACGTGGATggtgtcgtcatcatcatcatcatcatcgtttaagccttatcccaattaattagggttgGCTACAGGCCATGTGAATCCTATTCCATCATTGCACATTATCTGTTGCCATACGTTTAGTCAAACCAGTGAATCCTATTCCATCATTCCAATTTATCAATCGCCAtacctttagttagaccataggtcattgagcattttctttcttcatccacgtccttttgggccttctccttacccttttagagccttcaacttgtacaaaCTTACTCATTCTAACTGGCCCGATTCTTGGTTTCTGttacacatgaccaaaccatcaaaGTCTACCTTACCTCATCTTATTACATATTGGTGATACTCTCTAGTTCCCTTGactgcattcatttctaattctatccttccttgttttgccacttatccatctcaacatcctcaaatGGCATATGGAGCATTTGTGCCACATGTTGGGTGCTTAAAgattgatggtggcacatgtcCACATGTGGGGCGCTTGAACTTAGATGGTTACATGTGGCATGTGCATAGTAGAAACTGTGCCTCAAGTGGATCGAACTAGGGACAAGTAATTCCACCATTTAGCAAAGACAGGCAATCCATGCTAATGGTCATACACTGGGGATTAGTAATCCTTATTTCTAGGTtcttgtgcaaaaaaaaaaaaaagggtttgacAAACCATGAACAAGTTCTCTATCTGGACAACTTGTCTTGACACAACTTTGTTTGAATCCAAAGGGTCTCTTTGCCTACAGCCTGACTTGCACTAGGGTTTCATGCTAAATTTTCCTTGTTCTCTTCCCTCGCATGAATCGAAAGACTCGGAGACTATTAAACCATTTGTTGCTGCTTAAAAAGAAAAATGTTTATCTGGATCTCATTTCATCATTAAATGTCATTTTATAAAATACTGCATCATCCAATAACTAAAAAAAATCTTCATGTTTAATGATTA belongs to Magnolia sinica isolate HGM2019 unplaced genomic scaffold, MsV1 ctg280, whole genome shotgun sequence and includes:
- the LOC131236194 gene encoding small ribosomal subunit protein eS10z-like — its product is MIITEKNRKEISKYLFQEGVCYAKKDYNLAKHPDIDVPNLQVIKLMQSFKSKEYVRETFAWMHYYWYLTNDGIEFLRTYLNLPSEIVPATLKKSVKPPGRPLGGGPPGDRPRGPPRFEGDRPRFGGDRDGYRGGPRGPPGEFGDKGGAPPEYQPSFRGPGGRPGFGRGGGGFGAGPASSSLS